A region from the Algoriphagus machipongonensis genome encodes:
- a CDS encoding ammonium transporter: MQELFTVNNLWMMVATTMVFIMHLGFASLEAGLTRQKNTVNILFKNTIIPAIGLLTYAFVGFNLMYPGSDYAGSFFGFAGFGLPLPEGWDTSNYNEGYTFFTDFIFQAMFAATAATIVSGAVAERVKLGPFIFFSILYVAICYPIVGMWKWGGGFLDALSTPFYDFAGSTIVHSVGGWGALVGATLLGPRIEKYTERGMKAIPGHNIPMATVGVFLLWFGWFGFNGGSVLSADPGLVSKVFVTTCIAASAGAFGALIISYLKFKTYDITMVLNGILAGLVGITAGADQMGVGESAIIGFVGGALIVFAVVFFDKVKIDDPVGAISVHLVGGIWGTLAVGIFGDLAGMSQFVSQLIGVAAVGVFCVAFSWIIFFTLKKTIGIRVPENEETEGLDINEHSMSAYPDFSTKD; the protein is encoded by the coding sequence ATGCAAGAATTATTTACCGTCAATAATCTCTGGATGATGGTGGCCACTACGATGGTCTTTATCATGCACTTGGGATTTGCCAGTTTGGAAGCTGGCTTGACAAGGCAAAAAAACACGGTTAACATACTATTTAAAAACACGATTATTCCAGCAATCGGACTTTTAACCTACGCATTTGTAGGGTTTAATTTAATGTACCCAGGATCTGATTATGCAGGATCCTTCTTTGGATTTGCAGGATTTGGACTTCCTCTTCCTGAAGGTTGGGACACCAGCAATTATAATGAAGGTTACACCTTCTTTACAGACTTTATCTTTCAGGCCATGTTTGCGGCTACTGCAGCTACGATTGTATCAGGTGCGGTAGCAGAACGTGTAAAATTAGGCCCATTCATCTTTTTCTCCATTTTATATGTAGCGATCTGTTATCCTATCGTGGGCATGTGGAAATGGGGAGGTGGGTTCCTTGATGCGCTTTCTACCCCATTCTACGATTTTGCAGGTTCCACAATTGTCCACTCTGTCGGTGGTTGGGGAGCATTGGTTGGAGCTACCTTATTAGGTCCAAGAATTGAAAAATACACAGAAAGAGGAATGAAAGCTATCCCTGGACATAACATCCCAATGGCTACAGTAGGCGTATTCTTGCTTTGGTTTGGATGGTTTGGATTCAACGGTGGATCTGTATTAAGTGCAGACCCTGGCTTAGTTTCTAAAGTATTTGTGACCACATGTATCGCGGCTTCAGCAGGAGCTTTCGGAGCATTAATAATTTCTTATTTGAAGTTTAAGACCTATGATATCACCATGGTACTTAATGGTATTCTTGCAGGCCTTGTAGGAATTACAGCAGGTGCTGATCAAATGGGCGTAGGAGAATCTGCTATCATCGGATTCGTTGGAGGAGCATTGATCGTCTTCGCGGTTGTTTTCTTCGACAAAGTTAAAATTGACGATCCAGTAGGAGCCATCTCTGTTCACTTGGTAGGAGGTATCTGGGGAACTTTAGCAGTAGGCATCTTCGGTGACCTTGCAGGAATGAGTCAATTTGTTTCCCAATTAATCGGGGTTGCAGCTGTAGGAGTATTTTGTGTAGCCTTTAGCTGGATCATTTTCTTCACTTTGAAAAAGACCATTGGAATTAGAGTCCCTGAAAATGAAGAAACCGAAGGATTGGATATCAATGAACACTCTATGAGTGCTTATCCTGACTTTTCAACAAAAGATTAA
- a CDS encoding P-II family nitrogen regulator, with amino-acid sequence MKKIEAIIRTSRFEQIHSCVAGLGVKFLTFYEVKGMGLEHAKQQTYRGVAYEPTYIPRTKLEIVTVDELVEPVINCILTEGKTGEVGDGKIFVYDVLEAHRIRNNDQGEQAL; translated from the coding sequence ATGAAAAAAATCGAGGCAATCATTCGGACTTCACGATTTGAGCAGATCCATTCTTGCGTGGCAGGATTGGGCGTGAAGTTCTTGACCTTTTATGAAGTGAAAGGGATGGGATTGGAGCATGCAAAGCAGCAAACCTATAGAGGTGTTGCTTATGAACCAACCTACATTCCAAGAACCAAATTGGAAATAGTCACTGTAGACGAATTGGTAGAACCCGTAATCAACTGCATCCTAACAGAAGGTAAAACTGGAGAGGTTGGTGATGGGAAAATCTTTGTCTATGATGTTTTGGAAGCTCATAGAATCCGAAATAACGACCAAGGCGAACAAGCGCTTTAA
- a CDS encoding nucleotidyltransferase family protein, producing the protein MIQKPTLLVLAAGMGSRYGGDKQIDGFGPNGETILEYSIYDAINAGFGKVVFIVRKEILEEAKEMFIPKMADKIELDFVVQTLQSHVPENLLQADRKKPFGTAHAVLCAKDAIKEPFAVINADDFYGKEAFQEIAKFLMSEVKPDRHAMVGYAVQDVLSENGTVSRGVCETNEKGQLIGMVERTSIAREDGKILSRGEGEVFEIPENTPVSMNFWGFHQDVFSDIEKMWSEFLPANMENLKSEFYIPTVANNLIQSGEAAFDILKGGKIWFGVTYSDDKPVVIKALKELHEQGEYPSKLW; encoded by the coding sequence ATGATTCAGAAACCAACACTTTTAGTACTTGCTGCCGGAATGGGGAGCAGATATGGAGGCGATAAGCAGATCGATGGCTTTGGACCTAATGGAGAAACTATTCTTGAGTATTCTATATACGATGCAATCAATGCAGGCTTTGGAAAAGTAGTTTTTATCGTCAGGAAGGAGATCCTTGAAGAAGCTAAGGAGATGTTTATCCCAAAAATGGCAGATAAGATTGAGCTTGATTTTGTCGTTCAGACACTGCAAAGTCATGTTCCAGAAAACTTATTACAAGCTGACAGGAAGAAACCGTTTGGGACAGCACATGCTGTTCTTTGTGCCAAGGATGCAATCAAAGAGCCTTTTGCAGTGATCAATGCAGATGATTTTTACGGGAAAGAAGCATTCCAAGAGATCGCTAAATTTTTGATGTCAGAGGTTAAGCCCGATCGCCATGCAATGGTTGGTTATGCTGTGCAAGATGTACTTTCTGAAAATGGGACTGTTAGCCGGGGAGTGTGTGAAACCAATGAAAAAGGCCAGCTAATTGGTATGGTAGAGCGAACATCCATCGCAAGAGAAGACGGAAAAATTCTAAGTAGAGGTGAAGGGGAAGTTTTTGAAATCCCTGAAAACACGCCTGTTAGTATGAATTTCTGGGGATTTCATCAGGATGTATTTTCTGATATTGAAAAGATGTGGAGTGAATTCCTACCTGCCAATATGGAGAATTTGAAATCTGAATTTTATATCCCTACCGTTGCCAACAACCTGATCCAATCAGGCGAGGCTGCTTTTGATATCCTCAAAGGTGGTAAAATATGGTTTGGAGTAACTTACTCAGATGATAAGCCAGTAGTGATTAAGGCATTAAAAGAGTTGCATGAACAAGGAGAATACCCTTCCAAACTTTGGTAG
- the recF gene encoding DNA replication/repair protein RecF (All proteins in this family for which functions are known are DNA-binding proteins that assist the filamentation of RecA onto DNA for the initiation of recombination or recombinational repair.): protein MHLKSLDLLQFKNHEKTQLVFSPQINCIVGLNGSGKTNILDGIHYLSLTKSAVQSSDSLNVLHDKDFFAIKGHFEIESKPLEVRCTVELGKKKQIFQNGKALDKTSEHVGLLPLVLIAPDDTDLIRGGSDGRRKFFDGLLSQLDRNYLNQLIRYHHFLKQRNALLKKFAETGRRDLTLLGSYDEEMIILSKAIATRRAELLEEVAPMLQSHYAAISQGQEKVTIVYETEALREDFSNYFSSLRKKDFITKNSNAGIHKDDYSFLIGDHPIRKIGSQGQQKSFIISLKLAQFQIFENAKGEKPLLLLDDIFDKLDDTRIAQMMQLISQHTFGQIFLTDARPERSQKILSQLDSEVFFFELEKGNVIK from the coding sequence ATGCACCTCAAGTCTCTGGATCTCTTACAATTTAAAAATCATGAGAAGACCCAACTGGTGTTTTCACCCCAGATCAATTGCATCGTAGGCCTCAACGGCAGTGGTAAAACCAATATTTTGGACGGTATACATTACTTGTCTTTGACAAAAAGTGCAGTGCAATCCAGTGATAGTTTAAATGTGCTGCATGATAAAGATTTCTTTGCTATCAAAGGACATTTTGAAATCGAAAGCAAGCCTTTAGAAGTTCGCTGTACTGTGGAGCTAGGCAAGAAAAAGCAGATCTTTCAAAATGGCAAAGCACTTGACAAGACCTCCGAACATGTAGGTCTCCTTCCCTTAGTATTGATTGCTCCAGATGATACCGACTTGATTAGAGGAGGAAGTGATGGAAGAAGAAAATTCTTTGATGGCTTATTATCCCAATTGGATCGAAATTACTTAAATCAACTGATCCGGTACCATCATTTCTTAAAGCAAAGAAATGCCCTATTGAAAAAATTTGCAGAAACAGGAAGAAGAGATCTCACGCTTCTAGGAAGCTATGACGAGGAAATGATCATCTTGAGCAAAGCTATTGCAACAAGACGTGCTGAATTATTAGAGGAAGTGGCTCCTATGCTTCAGTCCCATTATGCTGCAATCTCTCAAGGGCAGGAAAAAGTGACCATTGTTTATGAAACTGAAGCCTTGCGAGAAGATTTCTCTAACTACTTCTCCAGTCTGAGAAAAAAGGATTTTATCACCAAAAATTCCAATGCCGGTATCCATAAAGATGATTATAGCTTTTTAATAGGTGATCATCCCATTCGAAAGATTGGAAGTCAAGGCCAGCAAAAGTCTTTCATCATTTCCTTGAAGTTGGCGCAATTTCAAATCTTCGAGAATGCTAAAGGTGAAAAACCACTTCTTTTATTAGATGATATTTTTGACAAGTTAGATGACACTCGGATTGCGCAGATGATGCAACTGATCTCCCAGCATACATTTGGGCAGATATTCCTAACAGATGCCCGACCGGAACGCTCACAAAAAATACTATCCCAATTGGATAGCGAAGTTTTTTTCTTTGAACTGGAAAAAGGGAATGTGATTAAATAA
- the pdhA gene encoding pyruvate dehydrogenase (acetyl-transferring) E1 component subunit alpha, producing MAKKTAATKSKVKYSKETYSYWYESMLLMRRFEEKAGQLYGQQKIRGFCHLYIGQEACASGAITALEKDDKWITAYRCHAHPLGLGTDPGAVMAELFGKATGTTKGKGGSMHIFDKEKNFMGGHGIVGAQVPMGLGIGFAEKYKGSKNLCICYMGDGAVRQGAFHEAMNLAMLYKTPVIFVIENNGYAMGTAVKRSSNVDDLSTLGESYDMPSFAVDGMNVEAVHEAVAEAADRAKRGDGPTLLEMRTYRYKGHSMSDPQKYRTKEEVEEYKQRDPVEQVLKTIQDNKILSEDEIKEIVDKVKKKVTDAVKFAEESPWPDGQDAFKDVYVQEDYPFVME from the coding sequence ATGGCAAAGAAAACTGCAGCGACCAAGTCTAAAGTAAAATATTCGAAAGAAACCTATTCTTATTGGTATGAGAGCATGCTCTTAATGAGGAGGTTTGAAGAAAAAGCTGGACAACTTTATGGTCAACAAAAAATCAGAGGATTCTGTCATTTATATATTGGACAGGAAGCATGTGCATCCGGAGCGATCACCGCATTGGAAAAAGACGATAAGTGGATAACTGCTTACCGTTGTCATGCCCACCCATTAGGGTTGGGGACTGACCCAGGTGCTGTAATGGCTGAACTTTTCGGGAAGGCTACGGGTACCACCAAAGGTAAAGGAGGGTCCATGCACATTTTTGATAAAGAAAAAAACTTCATGGGAGGCCATGGGATCGTAGGTGCTCAGGTGCCAATGGGTCTCGGGATTGGTTTTGCTGAAAAATACAAAGGCTCCAAAAATCTATGTATTTGTTACATGGGGGATGGTGCTGTTCGTCAAGGAGCTTTTCATGAGGCAATGAACCTGGCGATGCTTTATAAAACTCCTGTGATCTTTGTGATTGAAAACAACGGTTACGCAATGGGTACTGCTGTGAAGCGTTCTTCTAATGTAGATGACCTTTCTACGCTAGGTGAATCTTATGATATGCCTTCTTTCGCAGTTGACGGAATGAATGTAGAAGCTGTTCATGAGGCAGTAGCAGAAGCAGCTGATCGAGCAAAAAGAGGTGACGGACCAACATTGCTTGAAATGAGAACCTACAGATACAAAGGACACTCTATGTCAGATCCTCAAAAATATAGAACCAAAGAGGAAGTAGAGGAGTACAAGCAGCGTGATCCAGTAGAACAGGTCTTGAAAACAATTCAGGATAACAAGATTCTTTCAGAAGATGAGATTAAAGAGATCGTAGATAAGGTTAAGAAAAAAGTAACCGATGCTGTGAAATTTGCTGAAGAATCTCCTTGGCCTGATGGACAAGATGCATTTAAAGATGTTTACGTTCAGGAGGATTATCCTTTCGTAATGGAATAG